The Chloroflexaceae bacterium region GTGACGCACGACGTACAGGTGCCAGACCGGCTCGCGGTCAGGGCGGACCTGGGGTATGCTAAGCTCGCGGCACTTGATGCCCTGCTCGTAGCGCCGGGCCACGGTCGTGCGCTGCGCGGTCCAAGCATCGAGATGGCGCAACTTCACGCGCAGTATGGCCGCCTGTAAGGGGTCCAGACGCGAATTCACCCCTGGCAGCAGGTGCTCGTACTTGGCCGCGCTGCCATAGTTGCGCAACCGTCGCACCTTTTCTGTAAGGGCCGCGTCGTTCGTGGTCACGGCACCGGCATCCCCCAGCGCGCCGAGGTTCTTGCCGGGATAAAAACTCCAGCACACCACATGGCCATGGGCGCCGATGCGCTGGCCGCGATAGCGGGCCCCGTGGGCCTGCGCGGCGTCCTCCACCAGGGCGAGGCCGTGCCGCGCGGCCAAGTCGAGCAATGGGGCCAGATCGGCCGGCTGGCCATACAGGTGCACCGGCAGGATGGCACG contains the following coding sequences:
- a CDS encoding DegT/DnrJ/EryC1/StrS family aminotransferase, with amino-acid sequence DALVLALRALGLGPGDEVIVPAHTFIATWLAVTAVGARIVPVDVAPDTGHLDPAAAAAAITPRTRAILPVHLYGQPADLAPLLDLAARHGLALVEDAAQAHGARYRGQRIGAHGHVVCWSFYPGKNLGALGDAGAVTTNDAALTEKVRRLRNYGSAAKYEHLLPGVNSRLDPLQAAILRVKLRHLDAWTAQRTTVARRYEQGIKCRELSIPQVRPDREPVWHLYVVRH